A genomic region of Trifolium pratense cultivar HEN17-A07 linkage group LG3, ARS_RC_1.1, whole genome shotgun sequence contains the following coding sequences:
- the LOC123917165 gene encoding tryptophan synthase beta chain 1 isoform X1, protein MENHINNNNNNTGSVLSQRPDSFGRFGRFGGKYVPETLIHALTELETAFHSLVSDQDFQKELAEVLKDYVGRESPLYFAERLTEHYKRSNGEGPQVYLKREDLNHTGAHKINNAVAQALLAKKLGKKRVIAETGAGQHGVATATVCARFGLECVVYMGALDMERQALNVFRMRLLGAEVRAVHSGTATLKDATSEAIRDWVTNVETTHYILGSVCGPHPYPMMVREFHAVIGKETRKQALEKWGGKPDILVACVGGGSNAIGLFHEFIDDQDVRLIGVEASGLGLESGKHAATLTKGEVGVLHGAMSYLLQDDDGQIIEPHSISAGLDYPGVGPEHSFLKDAGRAEYYSVTDEEALEAFKRVSQLEGIIPALETSHALAYLEKLCPTLPNGTKVVVNCSGRGDKDVQTAIKYLKI, encoded by the exons ATGGAGAAccacatcaacaacaacaacaacaacaccgGTTCAGTCCTATCTCAAAGACCCGATTCGTTTGGCCGGTTCGGGCGGTTTGGTGGCAAGTATGTCCCTGAAACTCTCATCCATGCTCTCACCGAACTTGAAACTGCATTCCATTCCCTTGTTTCCGATCAAGACTTTCAG AAAGAGTTAGCTGAGGTTCTGAAGGACTATGTGGGTAGGGAGAGCCCTCTTTACTTTGCTGAAAGGCTGACAGAGCACTACAAGCGTAGTAACGGTGAAGGGCCACAGGTGTATCTAAAGAGGGAGGATCTCAACCACACTGGTGCTCACAAGATCAACAATGCTGTTGCTCAGGCTTTGCTTGCCAAGAAGTTGGGGAAGAAGAGGGTTATTGCTGAAACTGGTGCTGGTCAGCATGGGGTAGCAACTGCGACCGTATGTGCTCGGTTTGGGTTGGAATGTGTTGTTTATATGGGTGCTCTAGATATGGAAAGACAGGCCCTTAATGTGTTCAGAATGCGCCTTCTTGGTGCTGAG GTGAGAGCTGTACATTCAGGAACTGCTACGCTGAAAGATGCTACATCAGAAGCTATAAGGGATTGGGTGACAAATGTGGAGACAACACATTACATTTTAGGTTCGGTTTGTGGGCCACATCCATATCCTATGATGGTAAGAGAGTTTCATGCCGTGATAGGGAAAGAAACTAGAAAACAAGCATTGGAAAAATGGGGAGGAAAACCAGATATTCTGGTAGCATGTGTTGGTGGTGGTTCAAATGCCATTGGTCTTTTCCATGAATTTATTGATGACCAAGATGTTAGGCTGATTGGAGTCGAGGCTTCCGGATTAGGCCTTGAAAGTGGCAAGCATGCTGCTACGTTAACAAAAGGAGAAGTTGGGGTTTTGCATGGAGCAATGAGCTATCTTTTGCAGGATGATGATGGACAAATAATTGAGCCTCACTCTATCAGTGCAGG GTTGGACTATCCAGGAGTTGGACCAGAGCATAGTTTCTTGAAAGATGCTGGGCGTGCTGAATACTACAGTGTTACTGACGAAGAAGCACTGGAAG CTTTTAAGAGAGTATCTCAGTTGGAAGGAATAATTCCAGCTTTGGAAACATCGCATGCGCTGGCTTATTTAGAGAAACTATGTCCAACCCTTCCAAATGGAACTAAGGTTGTGGTTAACTGCAGTGGTAGAGGAGATAAGGATGTTCAAACTGCTATCAAGtacttgaaaatttga
- the LOC123917167 gene encoding uncharacterized protein LOC123917167 — MEGMKQKMMVVDLMVLLMMLFALGASAWTGEIHGRVVCDVCGDSSLGPEDHVLEGAEVAVLCITKSGEVLNYQAFTDAKGIYTVAETMPETDRWDACLARPISSFHDHCTTLGGGSAGVKFSYNHPSGYSHAVRTFVYKPVNVPTYC; from the exons ATGGAAGGGATGAAGCAGAAGATGATGGTGGTGGATTTGATggtgttgttgatgatgttattTGCTTTGGGTGCAAGTGCTTGGACTGGTGAAATTCATGGAAGAGTTGTTTGTGATGTTTGTGGTGATTCTTCTCTTGGACCTGAAGATCATGTTCTTGAAG GTGCTGAAGTTGCTGTTCTATGCATCACCAAGTCCGGCGAAGTTCTAAACTATCAAGCATTTACAGATGCTAAGGGGATATACACAGTAGCCGAGACAATGCCCGAGACTGATCGTTGGGATGCATGTCTTGCTCGACCAATCAGTAGTTTCCATGATCACTGCACAACTCTTGGTGGTGGTAGCGCAGGGGTGAAATTCAGTTACAATCATCCATCAGGGTATTCACATGCTGTCAGAACCTTTGTTTACAAACCTGTCAATGTTCCAACTTACTGCTGA
- the LOC123917168 gene encoding uncharacterized protein LOC123917168, giving the protein MSHFSPNHFEGMPYFSPDNIPDDIEVEHFKWFVMRDYWDDVVTYYKGNKFYHKVKVKGRGTAIHVAVSNGEKVAVKKLVSVIVDMWNNNDEIHPLRELDDDESRATPLHLAAYRGFTSMCECIIGKNGERKHLVYEENDNEETPLFWAVLGHRKRTFVYLYQFAQQNVNIVKDKYDTTILHVAIRREMFVLACIIMHCYASSSISSMKDKNGVTPLDVLATKTSTFKSGNQLSWWKEILCYCYPLKLTNGKTILNSIQNSIQKIVVRRDKDDQNGDTSIQLNYDEELDKEDKIRLCNCYRSVFRWPILSLLEIEKIENIKKKRFFGAQLLEDLTQNLDYSSYMGGGGKVVFNEEHEQEIANIMKGYLQNTTEQSGPSEIKEENNERKLLAEKIGIKDTTYLVAAKHGIVEITSKLVSKMKSVIHERNSNKENVLLVAVKYRQPQIVEELRKSSSIDKNVFKSLCQQVDNNGNTMLHLASYTLNKETTWRISGPAMQMMWDIKWYKYIQRIVPGHFKYRINTNNKTPGEIFKEAHEVLLEKSTEWLKETAESCSVVAALIAGLSFATSGSVPGGNDQNTGKPTLEGQPAFEGFAISSLIGLYFSGTALIMFLSILTSRKQIEDFSINLPTKLLAGLTSLFVSIVAMFISFCAGHFFVLTDKYGKHDILFYLYIVFSFPVIFYAAVQLPLYIDLVKVIWKKVPPSSVKGVHL; this is encoded by the exons ATGTCTCATTTTTCTCCCAATCATTTTGAAGGCATGCCTTATTTTTCTCCCGATAATATTCCCGATGATATTGAAG TTGAGCATTTCAAGTGGTTTGTAATGAGAGACTATTGGGATGATGTTGTTACATATTACAAAGGAAACAAATTTTATCACAAGGTAAAAGTGAAGGGAAGAGGAACTGCAATACATGTAGCAGTAAGCAATGGTGAGAAAGTGGCTGTGAAAAAGCTTGTAAGTGTAATAGTGGATATGTGGaataataatgatgaaattCATCCATTAAGagagttggatgatgatgaaagtcGTGCTACACCTCTTCACCTTGCAGCATATAGAGGATTCACAAGTATGTGTGAATGTATAATTGGAAAAAATGGTGAAAGAAAGCATTTGGTGTATGAAGAAAATGATAATGAGGAAACACCACTTTTTTGGGCTGTGCTAGGACACAGAAAAAGAACTTTTGTTTACCTATATCAATTTGCACAACAAAATGTCAATATTGTTAAGGATAAATATGACACTACCATCCTTCATGTTGCCATTAGGAGAGAAATGTTCG TTTTGGCATGTATAATAATGCATTGCTATGCTAGTTCAAGTATTAGCTCTATGAAGGACAAAAATGGTGTTACTCCTCTTGACGTACTTGCCACTAAGACATCAACCTTCAAGAGTGGAAATCAGCTATCATGGTGGAAGGAAATTTTGTGCTACT gtTATCCTTTAAAACTCACGAACGGAAAAACTATATTGAATTCGATTCAGAATTCGATTCAGAAGATTGTAGTACGCAGAG ATAAAGATGATCAAAATGGTGATACATCAATACAATTAAACTATGACGAAGAATTAGACAAAGAAGACAAAATACGTTTATGTAACTGTTACCGGTCTGTATTCAGATGGCCTATTTTGTCACTATTGG aaatagagaaaatagaGAATATTAAGAAGAAGCGCTTCTTTGGTGCTCAACTCTTGGAAGATTTAACACAAAATCTTGACTACTCGTCCTACATGGGTGGTGGGGGTAAAGTAGTATTTAACGAAGAACATGAGCAAGAAATAGCAAATATAATGAAGG GGTATTTACAAAATACCACAGAGCAAAGTGGCCCATCTGAAATTAAGGAAGAgaataatgaaagaaaattattagCAGAGAAAATTGGCATAAAGGACACAACATATTTGGTTGCAGCAAAACATGGCATAGTGGAAATTACGAGTAAACTTGTATCTAAAATGAAAAGTGTGATCCATGAGAGAAACTCTAACAAAGAAAATGTTTTGCTTGTGGCAGTGAAGTATAGGCAACCACAAATTGTTGAGGAGTTGAGGAAGAGTTCATCCATAGACAAGAATGTTTTTAAAAGCCTATGTCAACAAGTTGATAACAATGGAAATACCATGTTACACTTGGCATCATATACACTCAACAAAGAAACTACTTGGAGGATATCTGGTCCTGCCATGCAAATGATGTGGGATATCAAGTGGTATAAG TACATCCAAAGAATAGTACCAGGGCATTTCAAATATAGAATCAACACAAACAACAAAACCCCAGGTGAAATATTTAAGGAAGCGCATGAAGTCCTTCTAGAAAAAAGCACTGAGTGGTTGAAAGAAACAGCAGAGTCATGCTCAGTTGTAGCAGCACTAATTGCAGGTCTCTCCTTTGCGACATCAGGTAGTGTCCCTGGAGGAAATGATCAGAACACGGGAAAACCGACATTGGAAGGACAACCTGCATTTGAAGGATTCGCTATATCTTCGTTAATCGGACTTTACTTCTCTGGCACTGCACTCATCATGTTTCTTTCGATTCTCACTTCTCGAAAACAAATCGAAGACTTTAGTATAAACTTGCCAACCAAGCTTCTTGCAGGCTTAACTTCTCTCTTCGTATCGATTGTTGCCATGTTTATTTCTTTCTGTGCTGGACATTTCTTTGTGCTCACAGATAAATATGGTAAACATGATATCTTGTTCTATTTATATATTGTCTTTAGCTTTCCTGTCATATTCTATGCAGCGGTGCAACTTCCGTTATATATTGATCTTGTTAAAGTTATTTGGAAGAAAGTGCCACCATCAAGTGTTAAGGGTGTTCATTTGTAG
- the LOC123917169 gene encoding uncharacterized protein LOC123917169, with protein sequence MSFYHDNTDAIDYHLVEDFEEHVLRDNWKEVVEYYKKDKFYHTLKVKKRGTALHVAVSNGEKEAVNDLVREILRMWKWNENDDDDDDDDDEEEEDETHPLRMWNERGGTPLHIAALRGFTSMCECIIGKEGERKNLVRKKNKNGETPLLWAVLGHRKKTFVYLYNFAQEDVNIVMDKNGTTILHYAIRRDMFGLAYIIMHCYADSSISYMKDKNGVTPLGELASRTSAFKNGNHLSWWKQILYHCFPLKLEDAETKLNSIHQKFVIKDKDDHNGDISIQLNDDDELEKEEKIRLCYRSVFRWPIISLLDLEKIEIIKKKRLYAARILEDLMKNPYYSYNGGGDAARLNTEHEEEIENVMNIRDTQKKDINKEHEKEIKGTLKEGELQNTTEESGIAKIMQEIISKLAITSDKKRILLEAMNKLSVEKIDTQDTTYLVAAKHGIVEITSQLELKMKSVIHERNSNNENALLLAVKYRQPQIVEGLQKSLSSNKKVFESLCLKVDNNENTMLHLAAYTSLNNESTWRISGPAMQMMWDIKWYKYIKGIVPEYFRHRINKDKKTPGEVFKEEHKELLQSSTEWLRDTAESCSVVAALIAGLSFATSGSVPGGNNDSGKPALEGQPAFEGFAISSLIGLYFSGTALIMFLSILTSRKQIEDFNINLPTKLLAGLTSLFVSIVAMFISFCAGHFFVLTDKYGKHDILFYLLIVFCIPVTFYGAMQLPLYIDLLKVIWKKVPPPSIKGVHL encoded by the exons ATGTCATTTTACCACGATAATACCGATG CTATTGATTATCATCTTG TTGAGGATTTCGAGGAGCATGTATTGAGAGACAATTGGAAAGAAGTTGTTGAATATtacaaaaaagataaattttatcACACATTAAAAGTGAAGAAAAGAGGAACAGCATTACATGTAGCAGTAAGCAATGGTGAGAAAGAGGCCGTGAATGATCTTGTAAGGGAAATACTAAGAATGTGGAAATGGAATGAAAATGATGACGATGAcgatgatgacgatgatgaagaagaagaagatgaaactCATCCATTAAGAATGTGGAATGAAAGAGGTGGTACTCCTCTACACATTGCAGCATTAAGAGGATTCACAAGTATGTGTGAATGTATAATTGGAAAAGAAGGTGAAAGGAAGAATTtggttagaaaaaaaaataaaaatggagaaACACCACTTTTATGGGCTGTGTTAGGACATAGGAAAAAAACTTTTGTTTACCTATATAATTTTGCTCAAGAAGATGTTAATATTGTTATGGATAAAAATGGCACTACCATTCTCCATTATGCCATTAGAAGAGATATGTTTG GTTTGGCATATATAATAATGCATTGCTATGCTGATTCTAGTATTAGCTATATGAAGGACAAAAATGGTGTTACTCCTCTTGGAGAACTTGCCTCTAGGACATCAGCCTTCAAGAATGGAAATCACCTATCATGGTGGAAGCAAATTTTGTACCACT GTTTTCCTTTAAAACTCGAGGACGCAGAAACTAAATTGAACTCGATTCATCAAAAGTTTGTAATCAAAG ATAAAGATGATCATAATGGTGATATATCAATACAATTAAACGATGATGATGAATTAGAAAAGGAAGAGAAAATACGTTTATGTTACCGGTCTGTATTCAGATGGCCTATCATTTCACTATTGG ACTTAGAGAAAATAGAAATCATTAAGAAGAAGCGCTTATATGCTGCTAGGATCTTGGAAGATTTAATGAAAAATCCTTACTACTCATACAATGGTGGTGGGGATGCAGCACGACTTAACACAGAACATGAGGAAGAAATAGAAAATGTCATGAATATCAGGGACACACAAAAAAAAG ATATTAACAAAGAACATGAGAAAGAAATCAAGGGCACATTGAAAGAAG GGGAGTTACAAAATACAACAGAGGAAAGTGGCATAGCTAAAATTATGCAAGAGATTATTTCTAAACTAGCAATTACATCTGACAAGAAAAGGATATTACTTGAAGCAATGAATAAATTATCAGTAGAGAAAATTGACACACAGGACACAACATATTTGGTTGCAGCAAAACATGGCATAGTGGAAATTACGAGTCAACttgaattaaaaatgaaaagtgTGATCCATGAGAGAAACTCTAACAATGAAAATGCATTGCTTTTGGCAGTGAAGTATAGGCAACCACAAATTGTTGAGGGGTTGCAGAAAAGTTTATCATCAAACAAGAAAGTCTTTGAAAGCCTATGTCTAAAAGTGGATAACAATGAAAACACCATGTTACACTTGGCAGCATATACATCACTCAACAATGAAAGTACTTGGAGGATATCTGGTCCTGCCATGCAAATGATGTGGGACATTAAGTGGTATAAG TACATCAAAGGAATAGTGCCAGAGTATTTCAGACATAGAATCAACAAAGACAAGAAAACCCCTGGTGAAGTCTTTAAGGAAGAACACAAAGAACTTCTACAAAGTAGCACTGAGTGGTTGAGAGACACAGCAGAGTCATGCTCAGTTGTAGCAGCACTAATTGCAGGTCTCTCCTTTGCAACATCAGGCAGTGTCCCTGGAGGCAATAACGACTCAGGAAAACCGGCATTAGAAGGACAACCTGCATTTGAAGGATTCGCTATATCTTCGTTAATTGGACTTTACTTCTCCGGCACTGCACTCATCATGTTTCTTTCTATACTCACTTCTCGAAAACAAATCGAAGACTTCAATATAAACTTGCCAACCAAGCTTCTTGCAGGCTTAACTTCTCTCTTCGTATCGATTGTTGCCATGTTTATTTCTTTCTGTGCTGGACATTTCTTTGTGCTCACAGATAAATATGGTAAACATGATATCTTGTTCTATTTATTAATTGTCTTTTGCATTCCTGTCACATTCTATGGAGCTATGCAGCTTCCGTTATATATTGATCTTCTTAAAGTTATTTGGAAGAAGGTGCCACCACCAAGTATTAAGGGTGTTCATTTGTAA